One Hordeum vulgare subsp. vulgare chromosome 4H, MorexV3_pseudomolecules_assembly, whole genome shotgun sequence DNA window includes the following coding sequences:
- the LOC123447589 gene encoding SWI/SNF complex subunit SWI3D: MEPKPAPAAHGDGAPAEAPRRRGGGGKRKASGSSFTPSKRHAKERNAAFHAPSHMLHSGPLTRAARQSPHKLSTAPADAAPAAAVPGGSGPGEGAAIRADEVQTPAEETPLVDEGFEAVRSRGTGVHVVPTFAGWFSWKEIHQVEKQTLPSFFNGKSEQRTPEIYSGIRNSILMKFHANPQLQLEPKDLAELSVGEVDARQEVFDFLDHWGLINFHPFPPADLEESKPEESQSDSLNEEKASLIEKLFKFEPIQSYMIPLPNKGDVEIPVPLPSLLPDPVLVEDVIAAAEPSVEYHCNSCSVDCSGKRYHCRTQADFDLCSNCYNEEKFDPGMSKTDFILMDSTEVSGARGTSWTDEETLLLLEALEIFGGKWTEIAEHVATKTKTQCMLHFLQMQIEDHFHDGDDIHQNIQENTEQALAEKGTPEVPEKMEIEEKVEGKDTEDEKPSEKTEGNHTEEKTEEGSVVENKDAKNSGGADSVTTPNVDDPKPSSDTDLAKENSVNLDTSDKNASDVAIDISGENAPNNAIDILKSAFEAVGHFPGHEGSFADAGNPVMALAAFLAGLVEDDNATTSCRSSLKAISEDSPALQLASRHCYILEDPPSDLKDIFVSVSNTIKDDDQAKDDDMVIDSTGTEKKDINEKEENVVSVEKQNSPSISPKDNQESDNKNVSCDNEAPTVEPKSIKAKESDDPIPMVDKSASNDTKIPSSSTKDSVAPENSANGCGLTASQEVVAGSTTSATNPELLKDKQNPELLKDKPSSKVEPDDDSPSQGKIELNKTEDAVATPTAVQEDEKTHTLGNGKLEEPNIAENAPADGETGSRVTAEHSDSLTRLKRAAATAVSAAAAKAKLLAAQEEDQIRRLAALVVEKLLQKTEAKMSLFADVEHVALRTREYTEKTRKKLLMERNAIIAARMGALPSRPNQQGAPGNRLPPGYGAPAVRPPNAMPRPSS, encoded by the exons ATGGAGCCCAAGCCCGCGCCCGCGGCCCACGGCGACGGGGCGCCGGCCGAGGCCCCCCGccgccgcggcggcggcggcaagcgGAAGGCGTCGGGGTCGTCCTTCACGCCGTCCAAGCGGCACGCCAAGGAGCGCAACGCCGCCTTCCACGCGCCGTCGCACATGCTGCACAGCGGGCCGCTCACGCGCGCCGCGCGCCAGTCGCCGCACAAGCTGTCGACCGCCCCGGCGGATGCGGCCCCCGCGGCGGCCGTGCCCGGGGGATCGGGCCCGGGCGAGGGCGCCGCGATTCGGGCCGACGAGGTGCAGACGCCCGCCGAGGAAACGCCGCTGGTGGACGAGGGGTTCGAGGCCGTTCGATCCCGCGGCACCGGCGTCCACGTGGTCCCCACCTTCGCCG GATGGTTCTCATGGAAGGAAATCCACCAAGTTGAGAAGCAAACCCTGCCTTCGTTTTTTAATGGCAAATCCGAGCAGCGGACACCGGAGATATACTCGGGGATTAGAAATTCTATCTTGATGAAATTTCATGCCAATCCTCAGCTGCAGCTGGAGCCCAAAGATTTGGCTGAGCTGTCAGTTGGGGAGGTCGATGCTCGACAGGAAGTGTTTGATTTCTTGGATCACTGGGGCCTGATCAATTTCCACCCTTTTCCACCTGCTGACCTAGAAGAGAGTAAGCCAGAGGAGAGCCAAAGTGATTCTCTTAATGAGGAGAAAGCTTCTCTCATTGAGAAGCTGTTTAAATTTGAACCGATTCAGTCATACATGATTCCCTTACCAAATAAAGGGGATGTGGAAATTCCAGTGCCTCTGCCTAGCTTGCTTCCTGATCCTGTTCTAGTGGAAGATGTAATTGCAGCAGCTGAGCCTTCCGTTGAGTACCACTGTAACTCCTGTTCAGTTGATTGCTCGGGCAAGCGCTATCACTGCCGGACCCAG GCAGATTTTGACCTGTGTTCTAACTGCTACAACGAAGAAAAATTCGATCCAGGCATGTCCAAAACAGACTTCATCCTCATGGATTCCACAGAAGTTTCTGGTGCTCGTGGTACTAGCTGGACTGATGAGGAGACATTGCTTCTCTTAGAAGCTCTGGAAATTTTTGGTGGAAAATGGACTGAGATTGCAGAACATGTtgctacaaaaacaaaaacacagTGTATGTTACACTTTCTTCAAATGCAAATTGAGGATCACTTCCATGATGGTGATGATATTCACCAAAATATCCAGGAAAACACAGAGCAAGCCTTGGCAGAAAAAGGCACCCCTGAAGTACCCGAGAAAATGGAAATTGAAGAGAAAGTTGAAGGAAAAGATACCGAGGATGAGAAGCCTTCAGAGAAAACGGAAGGCAACCACACAGAAGAAAAAACAGAAGAAGgaagtgttgttgaaaataaagatGCCAAAAATTCAGGTGGTGCAGATTCGGTTACAACACCAAACGTTGATGATCCAAAACCATCTTCTGATACTGACCTGGCAAAGGAAAATTCTGTTAATCTTGATACTTCTGACAAAAATGCGTCAGATGTTGCTATTGATATTTCTGGTGAAAATGCACCAAACAATGCTATTGATATCCTGAAATCTGCATTCGAGGCCGTTGGTCACTTCCCCGGACATGAAGGTTCATTTGCTGATGCAGGAAATCCTGTTATGGCACTG GCAGCATTTTTGGCTGGTCTTGTGGAAGATGATAATGCTACCACTTCTTGCCGTAGTTCACTAAAAGCTATCTCTGAGGATTCTCCTGCACTACAATTGGCAAGTAGGCACTGTTATATTCTTGAAGATCCACCGAGCGATCTGAAAGACATTTTTGTCAGTGTAAG TAATACAATTAAAGATGACGATCAGGCAAAAGATGACGATATGGTTATAGATTCAACTGGTACTGAGAAAAAGGACATCAATGAGAAGGAAGAGAATGTTGTGTCTGTGGAAAAGCAAAACAGTCCATCCATTTCACCAAAGGACAACCAAGAATCAGATAATAAAAATGTATCTTGTGATAATGAAGCACCCACAGTGGAGCCTAAATCCATTAAAGCTAAGGAGTCTGATGATCCAATTCCTATGGTGGATAAGAGTGCGTCCAACGACACAAAAATTCCATCAAGTTCTACCAAAGATTCAGTTGCTCCAGAAAATAGTGCAAATGGATGTGGTTTGACAGCTTCTCAAGAGGTTGTTGCAGGAAGTACTACAAGTGCAACTAATCCTGAGCTGTTAAAGGACAAACAAAATCCTGAGCTGTTAAAGGACAAACCAAGTTCTAAAGTGGAGCCAGATGATGATTCACCTTCACAAGGCAAGATCGAGCTTAACAAGACTGAAGATGCAGTTGCTACCCCAACTGCCGTACAAGAAGACGAGAAGACCCATACATTGGGGAATGGCAAGCTGGAAG AACCTAACATTGCTGAAAACGCTCCTGCCGATGGAGAGACGGGCTCAAGGGTGACCGCTGAGCATAGTGATTCCTTAACTAGGCTAAAACGAGCAGCAGCGACTGCTGTTTCAGCAGCTGCTGCGAAGGCTAAGCTCCTTGCTGCGCAGGAGGAAGATCAAATTCGACGACTAGCTGCACTGGTGGTTGAGAAGCTG CTGCAGAAGACGGAGGCGAAGATGTCGTTATTTGCAGATGTCGAGCATGTGGCCCTGCGCACAAGAGAATACACTGAAAAGACCAGAAAGAAGCTGCTGATGGAGCGGAACGCGATAATCGCTGCTCGCATGGGTGCACTGCCATCCAGGCCAAACCAGCAGGGTGCTCCTGGGAACAGATTGCCGCCTGGATATGGCGCCCCTGCAGTAAGACCGCCGAACGCAATGCCCCGGCCGAGCAGCTGA